In the genome of Spea bombifrons isolate aSpeBom1 chromosome 11, aSpeBom1.2.pri, whole genome shotgun sequence, one region contains:
- the PDCD4 gene encoding programmed cell death protein 4, with protein sequence MEKVCKKPYIFISESDGLNDSLFYGDEDLSGLEESKNEINGNWPVTSLNEAKLNAKAKRRLRKNSSRDSGRGDSVSDNGEGHRGILPTSPKTKLMDRKSRTGKGRGLPKKGGAGGKGVWGPPGQVYDVEEVDIRDPNYDEDQENCVYETTVLPLDEKTFEKSVTPIVQEYFEHGDTNEVAEMLKDLNLGELKCGLPMLAVSLALEGKASHREMTSKLLHDLCGTLLSAEDVASSFDKLLQELPELVLDTPKAPQLVGQFIARAVGDGILSKTYIDSYKGTVDCDYSRAALNRATILLTMSKGGRRIDSVWGTGGGQQPVKKLVKEIDMLLKEYVLSNDVSEAERCLQELEVPHFHHELVYEAVLMVLESTGDATYKMMLSLLEALWKSAVITLDQMRRGFDRIYQEIPDINLDAPHAYSVLERFVEDCFKAGIISKPIRDLCPSRGRKRFVSEGDGGRLKSESY encoded by the exons atggaaaagg TCTGTAAGaagccatatatatttatttcagaatCTGATGGTCTTAATGATTCACTCTTTTATGGAGATGAAGATCTATCCGGACTAGAAGAGAGCAAgaatgaaatcaatgggaactgGCCGGTAACGTCGCTGAACGAAGCCAAGCTCAACGCCAAAGCAAAGCGTCGCTTACGGAAGAATTCTTCGCGGGACTCTGGAAGGGGAGACTCCGTCAGCGACAATGGGGAGGGACATCGAGGGATTTTACCCACAAGTCCGAAGACAAAGCTTATGGACAGAAAATCTAGAACAGGGAAAGGAAGGGGGCTGCCTAAAAAAg GAGGTGCTGGTGGTAAAGGAGTCTGGGGCCCACCCGGACAAGTGTATGATGTAGAAGAAGTTGACATCAGAGACCCAAACTATGACGAGGATCAG GAGAACTGTGTTTACgagaccactgtccttcctctggaTGAAAAGACATTTGAAAAATCAGTCACGCCGATTGTTCAGGAGTATTTTGAGCACGGGGACACCAATGAAGTAGCA GAAATGTTAAAGGATTTAAATCTTGGTGAATTGAAGTGTGGCCTCCCAATGCTGGCGGTATCGCTGGCCTTAGAAGGAAAGGCAAGTCACCGAGAAATGACATCCAAGCTTCTGCATGATCTGTGCGGCACGCTTCTCAGCGCTGAAGATGTAGCTTCGTCTTTTGACAAACTTCTGCAGGAGCTGCCTGAACTGGTCTTGGACACCCCTAAAGCACCACAG TTAGTCGGGCAGTTCATTGCTCGAGCCGTTGGAGATGGAATCCTTAGCAAGACTTACATTGACAGCTACAAAGGCACGGTGGATTGTGACTACTCTCG AGCGGCTCTGAATCGGGCAACTATTCTGCTGACCATGAGTAAAGGAGGAAGGAGAATAGACAGTGTTTGGGGAACAGGCGGCGGGCAGCAGCCAGTTAAAAAACTAGTTAAAGAG ATTGACATGTTGCTGAAGGAATACGTACTTTCTAATGATGTCTCAGAGGCCGAACGTTGTCTCCAAGAGCTAGAGGTCCCGCACTTTCATCATGAACTTGTGTATGAA gCAGTCCTGATGGTCCTGGAATCAACTGGTGACGCCACCTACAAGATGATGCTGAGTTTGTTGGAAGCCCTGTGGAAGTCAGCGGTCATCACTTTGGACCAAATGAGAAGG GGCTTCGATCGAATTTACCAAGAAATCCCTGACATTAATTTGGATGCGCCTCACGCATACTCTGTGCTGGAACGCTTTGTAGAGGACTGCTTCAAGGCGGGGATAATCTCCAAACCGATAAGAGACCTGTGTCCTTCCAG AGGAAGAAAACGTTTTGTGAGTGAAGGAGATGGAGGACGTCTGAAATCAGAGAGCTACTAA
- the BBIP1 gene encoding BBSome-interacting protein 1, producing MPEVKSMFREVLPKQGQLCVEDLPTMVLCKPKLLPLKSVTLAKLEKMQRDAQNAIREQELPQSDQPLPRP from the exons ATGCCGGAGGTGAAATCCATGTTCCGGGAAGTACTTCCTAAACAAG GACAGCTGTGCGTGGAAGATTTACCCACGATGGTCTTGTGCAAACCGAAGCTCCTGCCGCTGAAGTCCGTGACCCTGGCCAAGCTGGAGAAGATGCAGCGCGACGCTCAAAATGCCATCCGAGAGCAGGAACTGCCCCAGAGCGACCAGCCGTTACCCCGGCCCTGA
- the SHOC2 gene encoding leucine-rich repeat protein SHOC-2 — translation MSTNVGKEKDPKEKEAKVTAASKDPKAGSGLVKETKDKDLKTKVKESKEGKKDGGGAQPGVAFSVDNTIKRPNPAPGMRKKASNAEVIKELNKCREENSTRLDLAKKSIHLLPASIKELTQLTELYLYSNKLQSLPAEVGSLVNLVTLALSENSLTSLPESLDNLKKLRMLDLRHNKLREIPPVVYRLSSLTTLFLRFNRLTSVEKDIKTLSKLTMLSIRENKIKQLPAEIGELCNLITLDVAHNQLEHLPKEIGNCTQITNLDLQHNELLDLQDTIGNLSSLNRLGLRYNRLSAIPRSLSKCTELDELNLENNNISTLPEGLLSSLVKVTSLTLARNCFQSFPVGGPLQFSTIYSLNMEHNRINKIPFGIFSRAKLLSKLNMKDNQLASLPLDFGTWTSMVELNLATNQLTKIPEDVSGLVSIEVLILSNNLLKKLPHGIGNLRKLRELDLEENKLECLPNEIAYLKDLQKLVLTNNQLTTLPRGIGHLTNLTHLGLGENLLTHLPEEIGTLENLEELYLNDNPNLHGLPFELALCSKLSIMSIENCPLSHLPPQIVAGGPSFIIQFLKMQGPYRAMV, via the exons ATGAGCACCAACGTCGGAAAGGAGAAGGACCCCAAGGAGAAAGAAGCCAAGGTGACGGCCGCTTCCAAGGACCCTAAAGCCGGCAGCGGTCTCGTGAAAGAGACCAAGGATAAGGACCTCAAGACCAAAGTTAAAGAATccaaagaaggaaagaaagatggCGGCGGCGCTCAGCCTGGAGTGGCTTTTTCCGTGGATAACACGATTAAACGTCCGAACCCCGCACCCGGCATGCGTAAGAAGGCCAGCAACGCAGAGGTGATAAAGGAACTGAATAAATGTCGGGAGGAGAACTCCACGCGCCTGGACTTGGCCAAGAAGTCCATTCACCTTCTGCCGGCTTCCATCAAGGAGCTGACGCAGCTCACGGaactttatttatacagcaacaAGCTGCAGTCGCTGCCGGCCGAGGTGGGCAGCCTCGTCAACCTGGTGACGCTGGCGCTGAGCGAGAACTCCCTGACCAGCCTGCCCGAGTCTCTGGACAACTTGAAGAAGCTGCGCATGCTTGACTTGCGACACAACAAACTGAGGGAGATCCCTCCGGTGGTTTATAGGCTGAGCTCCCTGACCACGCTCTTCTTACGGTTCAATCGCCTCACGTCTGTGGAGAAGGACATCAAAACTCTGTCCAAGTTGACGATGCTGAGCATCCGAGAGAACAAGATCAAGCAGCTGCCTGCGGAGATCG GTGAATTGTGTAACCTCATTACGTTGGACGTGGCTCACAATCAGCTGGAGCACCTTCCGAAAGAGATCGGGAACTGCACCCAAATCACCAACCTGGACCTGCAGCACAACGAGCTCCTGGACCTGCAGGACACCATAG GGAACCTCTCCAGCCTGAATCGCCTTGGGCTGCGATACAACCGACTGTCCGCGATACCCCGGTCTTTATCCAAGTGCACCGAGCTGGACGAGCTGAACTTggaaaacaacaacatttcTACGTTACCGGAG GGTCTCCTGTCCAGCCTGGTGAAAGTGACCAGCTTAACCCTCGCCCGGAACTGCTTCCAGTCCTTCCCAGTAGGGGGTCCGCTGCAATTCTCCACCATCTACTCGCTTAATATGGAGCATAATCGCATTAACAAAATCCCATTCGGGATTTTTTCCAGAGCTAAATTATTAAGCAAGCTGAACATGAAG GACAATCAGCTGGCCTCTCTCCCTCTGGATTTTGGGACGTGGACGAGCATGGTAGAATTGAACCTGGCCACCAACCAGTTAACCAAAATCCCCGAGGATGTCTCTGGATTGGTATCCATCGAG GTCCTCATTCTGTCCAACAATCTCCTTAAGAAACTTCCTCACGGCATCGGGAATCTCCGCAAGTTACGGGAGCTGGATCTGGAAGAGAACAAGCTGGAGTGTCTGCCCAACGAGATCGCGTATCTGAAAGACCTGCAG AAATTAGTCCTTACAAATAACCAGTTGACCACCTTACCGAGAGGCATCGGGCACCTTACAAACCTAACGCACCTGGGGCTCGGGGAGAACCTCCTCACCCACCTCCCGGAGGAGATCG GTACGCTGGAGAACTTGGAGGAGCTGTATCTGAACGATAACCCCAATCTGCACGGCTTGCCTTTCGAGCTCGCTCTATGCAGCAAACTGTCGATCATGAGTATCGAGAACTGCCCCCTCAGCCACCTCCCGCCGCAGATCGTCGCAGGGGGTCCCTCCTTTATCATTCAGTTCCTGAAGATGCAGGGTCCTTACCGTGCCATGGTGTAG